From Nocardioides daedukensis, the proteins below share one genomic window:
- a CDS encoding beta-ketoacyl-ACP synthase III, producing MAALTIPAPSSPYARLLGVGAYRPERVVPNSELVEAIDSSDEWIQQRSGIVSRRFAGPDETVRSMSVAAAAQALEAAGVEAEQIDCVIVATVSHLMQLPAVATLVAHDLGTNKAAAFDISAACAGFCHGVTLASDMIRGGSAGHVLVIGVEKLTDLTSPTDRGTAFIFADGAGAVVVGPSDTPAIGPVVWGSDGEHYDYIRQNIDWGTVLRTAAETGEVPPMPHMTMEGSSVFRWAAFEMAKVAQQALDRAGITVDDLDVFIPHQANMRITDAMARTMKLPSSVRIARDIAEQGNTSAASIPLALERMIADGEARSGDTALLIAFGAGLAYAAQVVTVP from the coding sequence ATGGCCGCACTGACCATCCCGGCCCCGAGCAGCCCCTATGCGCGACTGCTCGGCGTCGGTGCCTACCGTCCCGAGCGGGTGGTCCCCAACTCCGAGCTGGTCGAGGCGATCGACTCCAGCGATGAGTGGATCCAGCAGCGTTCCGGGATCGTCTCGCGCCGCTTTGCCGGCCCCGATGAGACCGTCCGTTCGATGTCGGTGGCCGCTGCCGCCCAGGCACTCGAGGCCGCGGGCGTCGAGGCCGAGCAGATCGACTGCGTCATCGTCGCCACCGTCAGCCACCTGATGCAGCTTCCGGCCGTGGCCACCCTGGTCGCGCACGACCTGGGCACCAACAAGGCCGCCGCCTTCGACATCTCCGCCGCCTGCGCCGGCTTCTGCCACGGCGTGACCCTGGCCTCCGACATGATCCGCGGCGGCTCGGCCGGACACGTCCTGGTCATCGGGGTCGAGAAGCTCACCGACCTGACCAGCCCCACCGACCGCGGAACGGCCTTCATCTTCGCCGACGGGGCCGGCGCTGTGGTGGTGGGCCCGAGCGACACTCCCGCCATCGGCCCGGTGGTGTGGGGCTCGGACGGCGAGCACTACGACTACATCCGGCAGAACATCGACTGGGGCACGGTGCTGAGGACCGCGGCCGAGACCGGCGAGGTGCCGCCGATGCCGCACATGACCATGGAGGGCAGCTCGGTGTTCCGATGGGCCGCCTTCGAGATGGCCAAGGTCGCCCAGCAGGCCCTCGACCGGGCCGGCATCACCGTGGACGACCTCGACGTCTTCATCCCGCACCAGGCCAACATGCGCATCACCGATGCGATGGCGCGGACCATGAAGCTGCCCTCGAGCGTGCGCATCGCGCGCGACATCGCCGAGCAGGGAAACACCTCGGCGGCCTCCATTCCCCTTGCCCTCGAGCGGATGATCGCCGACGGCGAGGCGCGCAGCGGCGACACCGCCCTGCTGATCGCGTTCGGTGCCGGCCTGGCGTACGCCGCCCAGGTCGTCACCGTTCCCTAG
- a CDS encoding acyltransferase domain-containing protein — translation MLVIVAPGQGAQTPGFLIPWLEDPVFRSRFEWLSAVAGIDLVHYGTEADAETIRDTRIAQPLLVAAGLVAALELFPHPAEAFGKIGAVAGHSVGELTAAVGARAITAEQAMVLVRERGNAMAEAAAVRPTSMTAVLGGDRDEVLAAIAKHGLTPANDNGPGQIVAAGTVEQLEAFAADAPAKARLMPLSVAGAFHTEHMAPAVSHLASLAKSVSTHDPRAVVISNADGQVLHDGREVVSRIVGQIARPVRWDLCMETMRDLGVTGVLEMPPAGTLTGIIKRQLKGVETFALKTPDQLDDARAFCQRHGEQSQIETTPTWRVVVSPAKGTFHLDKDAAHAEELDAACTIGQVSSLRDHTDVRAAHGGTVVEWLVEDGDLVSPGQPLLRLHPKGAA, via the coding sequence GTGCTCGTCATTGTTGCTCCAGGCCAAGGTGCCCAGACCCCCGGTTTCCTCATCCCCTGGCTCGAGGACCCGGTCTTTCGCTCTCGATTCGAATGGCTCTCGGCCGTCGCCGGGATCGACCTGGTGCACTACGGCACCGAGGCGGACGCGGAGACGATCCGCGACACCCGCATCGCCCAGCCCCTGCTGGTTGCGGCCGGGCTGGTCGCGGCACTCGAGCTCTTCCCGCACCCTGCGGAGGCCTTCGGCAAGATCGGCGCCGTGGCCGGCCACAGCGTCGGCGAGCTGACCGCGGCCGTCGGTGCTCGCGCCATCACCGCCGAGCAGGCGATGGTCCTGGTCCGCGAGCGCGGCAACGCCATGGCCGAGGCCGCTGCGGTGCGCCCCACCTCGATGACGGCCGTCCTCGGTGGCGACCGGGACGAGGTGCTCGCCGCGATCGCGAAGCACGGCCTGACCCCGGCCAACGACAACGGCCCCGGACAGATCGTCGCGGCCGGCACCGTCGAGCAGCTCGAGGCATTCGCTGCCGATGCCCCCGCGAAGGCGCGCCTGATGCCGCTCTCGGTGGCCGGCGCCTTCCACACCGAGCACATGGCCCCCGCGGTGAGCCACCTGGCCTCGCTCGCCAAGTCGGTCTCCACCCACGACCCCCGCGCCGTGGTGATCTCGAACGCCGACGGGCAGGTCCTGCACGACGGTCGCGAGGTGGTCTCGCGGATCGTCGGCCAGATCGCGCGTCCGGTCCGTTGGGACCTGTGCATGGAGACGATGCGCGACCTCGGCGTCACCGGCGTCCTGGAGATGCCGCCCGCGGGCACGCTGACCGGGATCATCAAGCGGCAGCTCAAGGGTGTCGAGACCTTCGCCCTGAAGACCCCGGACCAGCTCGACGATGCGCGTGCCTTCTGCCAGCGCCACGGCGAGCAGTCCCAGATCGAGACCACCCCCACCTGGCGCGTGGTCGTCTCCCCCGCCAAGGGCACGTTCCACCTGGACAAGGACGCGGCGCACGCCGAGGAGCTCGACGCGGCCTGCACGATCGGCCAGGTGTCCAGCCTGCGTGACCACACCGACGTACGCGCGGCCCACGGCGGCACCGTCGTCGAGTGGCTGGTCGAGGACGGCGACCTGGTCTCGCCCGGCCAACCGTTGCTCCGACTCCACCCGAAGGGCGCCGCCTGA
- a CDS encoding helix-turn-helix domain-containing protein, translating to MPQPDSPSPRERSALALQRAAGQLGTAAMAGMDTQKAWFRDLSAEDRSWVGMIVQAGISEFVRWFGEHGDSWQLSTETDTAIASQVFGAAPRALTGVITLEQTVALVRLTIDVVEENLDDLLDAELAPLVHEGLLRYGRELAFATAEVYARAAESRGAWDARLEALVVDTVIRSDGDKTVLSRANALGWSNRGDVVVVLGPMAGGSTVTAFDDVRRTARSAGMDALCAAQGDQMVVILGGVTEPARAAASLVKHFGEGAVVFGPPTDDLLSAHRSAAAALSGHRVAGAWPAAPVPVAAGDLLPERILAGDAEARRHLVEQAYTPLAGRRGLLETLEAWFGHGRSVEATARAMFVHPNTIRYRLRQVGELTGLTPTEPRDAQTLGFALTCGRLDALTDQ from the coding sequence GTGCCCCAGCCCGACTCCCCCTCGCCGCGCGAGCGATCCGCGCTGGCCCTGCAGCGTGCCGCGGGCCAGCTCGGCACTGCCGCGATGGCCGGGATGGACACGCAGAAGGCCTGGTTCCGCGATCTCTCCGCCGAGGACCGGTCCTGGGTCGGGATGATCGTGCAGGCGGGTATCTCGGAGTTCGTCCGCTGGTTCGGTGAGCACGGCGACTCCTGGCAGCTCTCCACCGAGACCGACACCGCCATCGCCTCGCAGGTGTTCGGCGCTGCGCCCCGAGCGCTGACCGGCGTGATCACGCTGGAGCAGACCGTGGCCCTGGTTCGCCTCACCATCGACGTGGTCGAGGAGAACCTCGACGACCTGCTCGACGCTGAGCTGGCGCCCCTGGTCCACGAGGGCCTGCTGCGCTACGGCCGCGAGCTCGCCTTCGCCACCGCCGAGGTCTATGCCCGTGCCGCCGAGAGCCGCGGTGCCTGGGATGCGCGGCTCGAGGCCCTGGTCGTCGACACGGTGATCCGCTCCGACGGCGACAAGACCGTGCTGTCCCGCGCCAATGCACTGGGCTGGAGCAATCGCGGCGACGTCGTGGTGGTCCTCGGCCCGATGGCTGGTGGATCCACGGTCACCGCCTTCGACGACGTACGCCGTACCGCGCGGTCGGCGGGGATGGACGCGCTGTGTGCCGCCCAGGGCGACCAGATGGTGGTCATCCTCGGCGGAGTCACCGAACCGGCCCGGGCAGCGGCGTCGCTTGTGAAGCACTTCGGCGAGGGTGCGGTGGTCTTCGGCCCGCCCACCGACGACCTGCTCAGCGCGCACCGCTCGGCGGCCGCCGCACTCTCCGGCCACCGCGTCGCGGGAGCCTGGCCGGCAGCACCCGTGCCGGTTGCGGCCGGCGACCTGCTGCCCGAGCGGATCCTTGCCGGAGACGCGGAGGCGAGGCGGCACCTGGTCGAGCAGGCCTACACGCCGCTGGCCGGGCGACGCGGCCTGCTCGAGACCCTGGAGGCGTGGTTCGGCCATGGCCGGTCCGTGGAGGCAACCGCCCGGGCGATGTTCGTGCACCCCAACACGATCCGCTACCGCCTGCGCCAGGTGGGTGAGCTGACCGGCCTGACTCCCACCGAGCCACGAGATGCCCAGACGCTGGGCTTCGCGCTCACCTGCGGCCGGCTCGACGCGCTCACTGACCAGTAA